The DNA window TTCTGCCTCCAAGCATTTAGCAAAAGTACTTTGTTCAAATCCTGAGTAAGTTTTACAGTAATCACCCGCAGGGAGCATACCGTCCATATCTACCCTGCTCATTTCTTTATAAAACTGGCCTTGACCCCAAGTCAGCAAAATAGGAAATTGCAATTGCAACGATTGATATAACCTAGGATTTTCCTCATCACTTGCGAACTCAGAGGCAGTAGTTCTAAAGGTATTGTTAAGCTCGACTGACTCATTCAAGTTTTTCAAGAAAGATTCTACTAGCTCGCCACGCTCATCATTACTCAAAGACATAACATAGCTACTTTCCTGGTTCTCCCAGTTGATCGTTTTACTGATCTTCGCACTATCAGAACTTGCCGATAAGCTAAACAAGAAATACGACGCCAACGGTTTTTTATTAGCTACGATTGAAATTAAGCTATCAGTATCAACCGAATGAGAAAACATCCCGGCATTGGGTGGGGTTAGTTCGAGCGAATGATCAGATGTGACTTTGGAAGGCCCTCTGTAAACAAAAAGACTTATGTCCCCTGCACTTATGTTGTCGTAATAGCTTTTGATTTTGGCATCTAAATCGACACCATAAACCTTTGAGAGGGAAGTAACATCGAAACCCAAGCCGACTAGTTTATTCTTCAGTTGTTCTAAAGTGTCTTTGGAATCACCATCATCAATCAATATTGCTTTTTTCACGTATTTGGCCGTGACATTTGGTGCATTCTTATCAGCGAGATTCCGATAGGTTTCTAACTGAATAAGCCTCAAGTTTTTTTGTGCAGAATAGTTTTTGTATTGATTGGATATCGATTCAATCTGGGTATCCAGATGGCGAATAGAAACATTCGACTCCAATTGATCAGTCAGAGATAACCACGCCAGCAAAATTGGCTGCGAAAACAGCAAACCAACCATGAAATAGCTTAATGGTCGAAATTTAGAGGGTTGCCATTTCTTACGCTCTAGTGGCTTAAGATTGGACTCCATACCACTTGTCGTAACAAGCAAAACATTTAGAGAGACTAGTACAAAAAATGCGATAAAAAAACTAATCACCCCTGAAAGAACACTAACTGCTGCATAGCTGACGATATACCCTATCGACAAAGCGCAAAGTAGTGTTCCGGCCAAAGCCCATATACTGAGTGCAACCAGTTTGAATTGGTCTTCTCCCCTGAGTCGTTCAATCACCTCAGGGTTGAAGCCATTGAATTCAAAAAGCACTCTTGAAATAAATGCCTTCATAATTCGTATTTACTAACTGTTTTCAGTAAAGTACTTTTCAGGATTTGCCTGAATGTCGCGTTTCATCTTTCTTAAGTATGCTTCTTGTGCAGTTTTAGATAACTCACGTTCGGCGGCCAAAGTGGCTACCTCATACTCCTCAATAATTTTCGCTTGATGGAAGTTGGGTGATACCGCACCTATCGGTGAGAGATTCTGGCCTGCTTGAATCAATGGGTACTCTTCAATGCCAAACTTAGCTGTCACAATCCTATTTTGGTTTTCACTTAGCAGGTCATATGGACCTCTAATAAACATCATCTTGATGAAGATTGGAGTGACCTCAATAATAATCAGTAAAAGCATTAGCAGCTTCGAAGAGGTTGGAAACAGCTCATGAGCAATATTGATCCTATTTCCCAGACCATCAATATTCACTGCACGGCGCGTATTCTCCATATGCGCCTTAGTCTTTTCTTCTGACAGTTGCGTAAGTTCAGTCTGCAGTTGAGCAATATCTGTCTTTAAGTGACTAATGTCTTGCTCTAATCTCGGCTTCTCTTCTTGAAGTTCAGCTTCCATTTTCTCTAGGTTGGCCATTTTGTCACGCCACGCCGGACCACGGCCTGCCGTTCCAGTTTTAGTATTACCACCAGCCTCATCCTCCAAGGTTTTCCGTTGATTTTTGATATCCAGAAGGCCGCCATTTAATCTGGACTCTTTCTTCTGAAGCTCTTCACGTTTTTCTTGTTTCCGCCCGTTTAGATCCGCTTCTCTCATTGCAAAACCGGCATTTGAGCCTTCATCATATTTTTTTGTTTGTTCCGTCTGTCTAACTTCTAACTCAGCATTGATTTCAGATTGAAAGACTCTAATTTCCAATGGCGCAGAGATACATATCCCGATGAATACAGCCATCACGATACGAGGAAGACCATTGATCAGTTCATCCCACGTAATCTTCTCAGTACCATCACCATGCCCTGTGGAAGTAACGATGAAACGATCCAGGTTGAAAATCACCAAC is part of the Merismopedia glauca CCAP 1448/3 genome and encodes:
- a CDS encoding DUF4407 domain-containing protein, which codes for MAAVETSDPKDLDKYDYKCEAGKIRQFLWFCAGIDEQLIRRCPHSERVKAEGIGGVILATSVLAFLSGSYAFYTVFGPKISYALTPEQQVSDPMSVLWAIVCGIAWALVIFNLDRFIVTSTGHGDGTEKITWDELINGLPRIVMAVFIGICISAPLEIRVFQSEINAELEVRQTEQTKKYDEGSNAGFAMREADLNGRKQEKREELQKKESRLNGGLLDIKNQRKTLEDEAGGNTKTGTAGRGPAWRDKMANLEKMEAELQEEKPRLEQDISHLKTDIAQLQTELTQLSEEKTKAHMENTRRAVNIDGLGNRINIAHELFPTSSKLLMLLLIIIEVTPIFIKMMFIRGPYDLLSENQNRIVTAKFGIEEYPLIQAGQNLSPIGAVSPNFHQAKIIEEYEVATLAAERELSKTAQEAYLRKMKRDIQANPEKYFTENS